From the Streptomyces sp. NBC_01216 genome, the window GAGCCGGGTCGCTGCGCTCCCCGGCCGCTCACGCTCCGCGTGAGCGGATGCGGCTCGCTCCGCTCACCGCCAGGCGGCACGCGCTGCGCGCGCCCCGCCAACCGCAGGGCAGGCGCCTCGCGTTGCGAGGCGCGGCCGGCCTCCGTCCGACCAGTGGCTTCCGCTGCGCTCCAGCCACCCGCAGTCGGCCCGTCAACTCCCGTGCGGACAAGGCGTGCCACGCTCCGCGCGGCCCACCCGTAGAGGTCACGCCACAAGCGGCAGCAAGAGGACGGTGGGTGACGGGCGATCGGATGAGAGCGGCAACACGGGGGGCCTGTCACTCGAACAAGAGAGTGAGCTGAGGGGCCATCAGGGCTCTGGATCGGCTTGCGATAAGTCAAGACCAACAGCTTTCAGCCACGTTAGGGGGATCTCAACTTTCGGGGTGTTTCATTTTGAGATGAGGATAGACTCTGGACTCAGAGCACACCACCTCGGACCGATCCGGCACTCCTTGGATCACGCCACCAGGAGGAACCAGTGTCATACCCGCAACCGCTCACCCCCGAGGAGAAGCTCGCCGACGCGAAGAAGCTGTTGAGCCTCCCGCGTATCGTCGTGATCTGCGGCTCCACCCGCTTCATGACCGAGATGAACGAGGCCGATCTGCGGGAGGCCAAAGCCGGAAGGATTGTCGTCAAACCGGGCTGTGACATGAAGTCGCCGCACGAACTCTGGTCCGATCCTGTCGAGGCCGAGGCGCTGAAGGTTCGACTCGACGATCTGCACCGGGCGAAGATCCGGCTCGCTGATGAGGTGCTCGTAGTCGGCGACTACATCGGAGACAGCACCCGAGCCGAAATCGCCTACGCCCGGTCGCTGGGCAAGCCCGTGCGGTTCACCCACCCCGAAGTCGACCCCGACGCCTGACCGTCCACCCCCACACCCTCCGCAGACACCCCTTGAAATTGATCATTTAGGAGAAGGCAGGCGAATATGTCGAGCACAGCCCGCGCTGACCAGCGCGAGGCAGCCCAGCGAGAAGCCATTGACGCGGTCCTGCGTGCCCTCGAATTGCCTGCAAGATCACTTGTGCCAGAGCGAGGGCTCCGAACGCAGGTGATCATGGCGACCGGGTCCGGGAAGACCCGGGTGGCGGTCCGCAGCGCGGAGGAGCTCCACGCGGGCCGCGTGCTGGTGCTCGTGCCCTCGCTGGACCTGCTCGCCCAGACCGAGGCCGCGTGGCGCGAGGGGGGCCGCCGGGGGCCGATGATCGGGGTGTCCTCGCTGCGGGGCGAGGAGGTGTCCTTCCCCAACACCACGGACGTGGACGAGCTGGTGGAGTGGACCCGCGGCCTGGAGAAGGTGACCGTCTACGCCACGTACGCCAGCCTGGGACTGGGCACGCTGGAGCGGGCGCACGCCGCGGGCCTCGCGGCGTGGGACTTGATCGTCGTGGACGAGGCCCACAGATGTTCCGGCCGGATCGGGAAACCCTGGGCGGTCGTCCACGACAACCAGAAGATCCCCTCCCTGCGCCGCCTCTACATGACAGCCACACCCCGGCTGTGGCAACTCGGAGACGAGGACGAGGCCGGCGCACCGGGCGAGCTGGTCGCGAGCATGGAAGACGACCCCGAGGGCCCCTTCGGCAGCAGGGCGTTCACTTTGACGCTCTCGGAGGCCATCGACCGGGGAATCTGTGCCCCCTACCAGGTCGTATGCGTCGACGTCACCGACACCGCGCTCCAGGCCGCGCAGCTCCTGGGCGCCGAAGGCCGCTCCGCAGAGGTCCGCGGGGCCCGGCTCGCCGCGCTGCAGACCGCCCTGGTGAAGGCGTCGGCGGAGGAGAACTTCCGGCGCACGCTCGTCTTCCACCACGTGGTCAAGGAGGCCGAAGCGTTCGCGGCCGGCCTCCCGGACGTCGCCGCGCAGCTGCATGCCAGCGACCCGGAGCTGTACCCCAAGACGATCTGGGCGGACTGGCTGTGCGGGGACCACAAGCCGCTCCACCGGCGCCGGCTGCTCGGGGAGTTCGCGGCCGGGATCGCCCCGGACGGCACCGTGGTAGAGAAGTGCTTCCTGTGCTCGGTGAAGGTCCTGGGCGAGGGCGTCGACACCAAGAACTGCGACTCCGTCTACTGGGCGGATGTGCGCGGCTCGATGCCCGACCTGGTCCAGGCGGTGGGCCGGGCGCTGCGGATGCAGCCGGGCGAGGGCAAGGTGGCGTCGCTCGTGGTGCCGGTGCTGCTCGGGCCGGGCGAGACGGCGGACAACATGCTGACCTCGCGGGCGTTCGGCGGGTTGGCGAAGCTGCTGGAGGCGCTGCGGGCGCACGACGCGCGGATCGTGGAGAGCCTCGCGGAGCAGCAGGCCCCGAGCCGCTACAAGCCCGTCAGCAAGGACG encodes:
- a CDS encoding DEAD/DEAH box helicase → MSSTARADQREAAQREAIDAVLRALELPARSLVPERGLRTQVIMATGSGKTRVAVRSAEELHAGRVLVLVPSLDLLAQTEAAWREGGRRGPMIGVSSLRGEEVSFPNTTDVDELVEWTRGLEKVTVYATYASLGLGTLERAHAAGLAAWDLIVVDEAHRCSGRIGKPWAVVHDNQKIPSLRRLYMTATPRLWQLGDEDEAGAPGELVASMEDDPEGPFGSRAFTLTLSEAIDRGICAPYQVVCVDVTDTALQAAQLLGAEGRSAEVRGARLAALQTALVKASAEENFRRTLVFHHVVKEAEAFAAGLPDVAAQLHASDPELYPKTIWADWLCGDHKPLHRRRLLGEFAAGIAPDGTVVEKCFLCSVKVLGEGVDTKNCDSVYWADVRGSMPDLVQAVGRALRMQPGEGKVASLVVPVLLGPGETADNMLTSRAFGGLAKLLEALRAHDARIVESLAEQQAPSRYKPVSKDDSGKSTGGSGEGSGGVSAPAKALLKFSTPRDPAALAAFINLRVLNPEHEHWRRGVEAAVIYAREHGDLRVPFTFRVPAADDQEAEATGWPASLADFPLGQWTADARRFYARGDMDEDRVAQLEKLGMIWSHHDVAWEEGLAAARGWAAEHGHLLAPLDATYQGAKVGIFLKNARAAARKAQENEQRRAEGLPTGSSAGALSDERREQLEDIDASWCPSWPVTWQRAFHLVRMHLDAGEALPTEVGDVVRQGEDLGRWVQSVRLGWDQLTIVQQWMCEQVLGIEPATEDETPKRRTQADKWALNYQAARQFYEREGHLQVPRKHVERIIGEDQQEREHKLGAWISNQRSRAATLTPERIEQLSAIGMRWA